The following coding sequences lie in one Chelmon rostratus isolate fCheRos1 chromosome 2, fCheRos1.pri, whole genome shotgun sequence genomic window:
- the smpd2b gene encoding sphingomyelin phosphodiesterase 2 — protein MANSESLSVRVFSLNCWGIRYLSKHCLQRYAMIGEMLSNGEHDIVLLQEVWSEKDYLSLKQKLACCHPHSHYFKSGVIGSGLAIFSKYRIHDTFLYRYSLNGYPYMAHHGDWFGGKAVGMAILSIGSLTANVYVTHLHAEYCRDKDSYLPHRVVQAWELQQFIRHTSAGADVVILGGDLNMHPQDLGNRLLKASTGLRDSYSETRKFDGCEDGISLIADNPFVSKKTLIPFEKGIRIDYILFKGSSKADIYCDFMSTTKGSVPDHPFPYSDHEALTAELRLETHSPAETESDGTSKNQDSAAGKVAELVDIVTEARTEVKVGLHCAERMRYTATRTGVMGLALLILELAIAAVPWLALGAEQPFPRTSFYMLAALCFAILLTTSLLYIFYTMELKSLQGAEDQMRLTVGSLQEKLRGFPLAQPHSTQRRPPEGLEPSAFDPEE, from the exons ATGGCTAACTCAGAGTCTTTGAGTGTCCGGGTCTTCTCTCTGAACTGCTG GGGGATCCGCTACCTTAGCAAACACTGTCTGCAGCGCTATGCCATGATTGGAGAAATGTTGTCCAACGGAGAACATGACATTGTCTTATTGCAAGAG gtttGGAGTGAGAAAGACTATCTCTCCTTGAAACAGAAACTTGCCTGTTGCCATCCTCACTCTCATTACTTCAAAAG TGGAGTCATAGGCAGTGGACTGGCCATTTTCTCCAAATACAGAATCCATGATACATTTCTTTACCGATACTCACTGAATGGTTATCCATACATG GCTCACCATGGAGACTGGTTTGGAGGTAAAGCTGTCGGGATGGCCATCTTAAGCATTGGCAGCCTGACTGCCAACGTCTATGTTACTCAT CTGCATGCAGAGTACTGCAGAGACAAGGATTCTTACCTACCTCACAGAGTGGTTCAGGCgtgggagctgcagcagttcaTTCG CCACACCTCTGCTGGAGCAGATGTGGTGATTTTAGGTGGTGACCTGAACATGCACCCTCAGGACCTTGGCAACAGACTACTGAAGGCTTCCACTGGACTCAGAGATTCTTATTCAGAGACTCGGAAATTTGAT ggATGTGAAGATGGTATATCTCTAATTGCTGACAACCCTTTTGTCAGTAAAAAGACGCTCATTCCCTTTGAGAAGGGAATTCGAATTGACTACATCCTGTTCAAG GGTTCTTCCAAAGCGGACATTTACTGTGATTTCATGTCCACCACTAAAGGCTCCGTCCCCGACCATCCATTCCCATACTCCGACCATGAAGCTCTGACGGCTGAACTGAGGCTGGAGACACACAGTCCAGCTGAGACCGAAAGTGACGGGACCTCAAAGAATCAGGACTCTGCTGCAG GGAAGGTGGCCGAGTTGGTCGACATTGTGACGGAGGCTCGCACTGAAGTCAAAGTGGGTTTGCACTGTGCCGAGAGGATGCGCTACACAGCGACGCGCACCGGAGTGATGGGGCTGGCTCTGCTTATCCTGGAGCTGGCCATCGCCGCTGTGCCCTGGTTGGCCCTGGGAGCAGAACAGCCCTTCCCCCGTACCTCCTTCTACATGCTGGCTGCGTTGTGCTTCGCCATCCTGCTGACAACCTCTCTGCTGTACATCTTCTATACCATGGAGCTGAAATCTCTTCAGGGGGCTGAAGACCAGATGAGGCTGACTGTGGGTAGTCTGCAAGAGAAGCTCAGGGGCTTTCCTTTGGCTCAGCCGCACAGCACCCAGCGGAGGCCCCCAGAGGGTCTTGAGCCAAGTGCTTTTGACCCAGAAGAATAA